A genomic region of Lysinibacillus sp. 2017 contains the following coding sequences:
- the sdaAB gene encoding L-serine ammonia-lyase, iron-sulfur-dependent subunit beta translates to MKFTSVFDIIGPVMIGPSSSHTAGAARIGRVARDLFGRQPKWVKIHLYGSFAETYRGHGTDVAIVGGLLDYDTDDERIKTSFAEAEKAGLQFEFIPETANRAHPNTARLVMGDDESEMSVEGISIGGGKIEISEVNGFKLRLTGGMPAILVVHDDRAGCIANVANCLAMHKVNIGHMEVSRIERGLTALMVIEIDQNIDERILSQISYIPHITKVSKINN, encoded by the coding sequence ATGAAATTTACATCTGTGTTTGATATTATCGGTCCTGTGATGATTGGTCCATCCTCCTCGCATACAGCAGGAGCAGCCCGAATCGGTCGTGTTGCACGCGATTTATTTGGACGTCAACCGAAATGGGTAAAAATTCATTTATACGGTTCATTTGCGGAAACTTATCGTGGACATGGAACAGATGTCGCGATTGTTGGTGGATTACTAGATTATGATACAGACGATGAACGGATTAAAACGTCATTTGCAGAAGCTGAAAAAGCAGGTTTACAATTTGAATTTATTCCAGAAACGGCGAATCGTGCGCACCCTAATACAGCGCGCCTCGTTATGGGTGATGATGAAAGTGAAATGAGTGTTGAAGGCATTTCAATCGGTGGCGGTAAAATTGAAATTAGTGAAGTAAATGGCTTTAAATTACGTTTAACAGGGGGGATGCCTGCAATTCTAGTAGTGCATGATGACCGTGCAGGCTGTATTGCCAATGTTGCAAACTGTTTAGCAATGCATAAGGTCAATATTGGTCATATGGAAGTATCGCGTATCGAGCGCGGTTTAACAGCATTAATGGTTATTGAGATTGATCAAAACATTGACGAGCGTATTTTATCTCAAATTTCATACATCCCACATATCACAAAAGTTTCAAAAATTAATAACTAA
- the sdaAA gene encoding L-serine ammonia-lyase, iron-sulfur-dependent, subunit alpha: MDVLFRNVRELVERAENEGKLISELMIEQEMIISGRSREEIFTQMDRNLRVMEEAVERGLKGVQSVTGLTGGDAVLIQNYIATGKSLAGDLLLDAVSKAVATNEVNAAMGTICATPTAGSAGVVPGTLFAVQNKLNPTREQMIRYLFTSGAFGFIVANNASISGAEGGCQAEVGSASAMAAAAIVEMAGGTAQQSSEAFAITLKNVLGLVCDPVAGLVEVPCVKRNAMGASNSIVAADMALAGVTSRIPCDEVIGAMYRIGQSMSTNLKETARGGLAATPTGKAITHAIFEGGDLKSLLKSRVSSN; the protein is encoded by the coding sequence ATGGATGTATTATTTCGAAATGTTCGAGAATTAGTCGAACGAGCGGAAAACGAAGGAAAGCTTATTTCAGAATTAATGATTGAACAAGAAATGATTATCAGTGGTCGCAGTCGAGAGGAAATATTTACTCAAATGGACCGTAACTTAAGGGTCATGGAAGAGGCAGTGGAACGTGGTTTAAAAGGTGTTCAATCGGTTACAGGTTTAACTGGTGGTGATGCTGTATTAATTCAAAATTATATTGCAACCGGAAAATCATTAGCGGGTGATTTATTGCTTGATGCGGTCAGTAAGGCGGTAGCAACGAATGAAGTGAATGCGGCAATGGGAACAATTTGTGCCACACCAACAGCCGGTTCAGCAGGCGTTGTACCAGGTACGCTTTTTGCCGTACAAAATAAATTAAACCCAACGCGTGAACAAATGATCCGTTATTTATTTACGTCTGGAGCATTTGGATTTATCGTAGCAAATAATGCGTCAATTTCCGGTGCTGAAGGTGGATGCCAAGCGGAAGTTGGAAGTGCCTCTGCGATGGCAGCTGCAGCAATTGTAGAAATGGCGGGCGGAACCGCACAGCAAAGTTCAGAAGCATTTGCAATTACTCTAAAAAATGTGCTTGGCTTAGTTTGTGACCCAGTAGCAGGCTTGGTTGAAGTACCTTGTGTTAAGCGTAATGCTATGGGGGCTTCCAATTCAATTGTAGCAGCTGATATGGCGTTAGCTGGTGTGACAAGTCGTATCCCGTGTGATGAAGTCATCGGCGCAATGTATCGAATTGGGCAATCAATGAGTACAAACTTAAAGGAAACTGCACGTGGTGGATTAGCTGCAACACCAACAGGTAAGGCTATTACACACGCAATCTTTGAAGGTGGCGACCTAAAAAGTCTTTTAAAATCACGAGTGAGTAGTAATTAA